The following nucleotide sequence is from Sulfolobales archaeon.
AGGGCGTTTATATTCATCAAGGTAGATCCTAAGAAGCTCGAATCTGTTGCAAGGGAGCTAGCCAATATAGAGAATGTCCTCCAGATCCAGGATATAACTGGTGAACCATCCCTCCTAGCACAGGTGATTGCTAGGGATAACGAGCATCTGGCGCAGATACTTGATCAGATAGGCAAGATAGATGGTGTGGTGTCTACAAATACCATGATAGCTTTGAGGACACTTAAAG
It contains:
- a CDS encoding Lrp/AsnC ligand binding domain-containing protein, which translates into the protein RAFIFIKVDPKKLESVARELANIENVLQIQDITGEPSLLAQVIARDNEHLAQILDQIGKIDGVVSTNTMIALRTLKESYRVKLT